A single Anatilimnocola floriformis DNA region contains:
- a CDS encoding sulfatase-like hydrolase/transferase: MKQMIFAGLAFFGLFVVSSAAEPKPNVLLICVDDLKPVLGCYGDQLAKSPNIDKLAARGVRFENAYCNQAVCSPSRNALLVGLRSQTLGIYDLATNFRKSQPSAITLPQHFKQNGYRTEALGKIFHVGHGNNEDAASWSVPHLQVKSIGYALKENNSEPTREGALFENKNPANLPKGAAYESADVDDSAYGDGKVAEEAIKRLQAAKDRPDQPFFIAVGFVKPHLPFCAPKKYWDLYDPNQFKLAEQKTPPVKAPEYAPQFGGELRNYKDIPAKGELPADLQRTLIHGYYAAMSYMDAQLGRVLTALEETGQAKNTMIVFWGDHGWHLGDHGMWCKHTNYEQAAHIPLIVSAPGKLAGRSTKSLAESVDVFPTLCELAGLPAPSGVDGRSFASVIADEKSPTKDAIIHVYPRGNRLGRAVRTERYRLVEWKVIGAAPETAELELYDYAKDPLETENIAADRPAVIAELRKILATQPEAKPQYKAAEEAKQPAKGTPRADLFARKDADKNGKLSREEFLANQPDPDKAPARFTQFDTDKNGELSKEEFITQGGKNPDAK, encoded by the coding sequence ATGAAACAGATGATCTTTGCTGGGTTGGCTTTCTTCGGGCTGTTCGTTGTGTCGAGCGCAGCCGAACCCAAGCCGAATGTCTTGCTGATCTGCGTCGACGATCTCAAGCCGGTGCTCGGTTGCTATGGTGACCAGCTGGCCAAGTCGCCGAACATCGACAAGCTCGCAGCCCGCGGCGTGCGCTTCGAAAACGCGTATTGCAATCAGGCTGTTTGTTCGCCATCGCGGAACGCGCTGCTCGTCGGCTTGCGATCGCAGACGCTGGGCATTTATGACCTGGCCACAAATTTTCGCAAGTCGCAGCCCAGCGCGATCACGTTGCCGCAGCACTTCAAGCAGAACGGCTACCGCACCGAAGCGCTGGGGAAGATCTTTCACGTCGGTCATGGCAACAACGAAGATGCTGCTTCCTGGAGTGTGCCGCATTTACAAGTGAAGAGCATCGGCTACGCGCTGAAGGAAAATAATTCGGAGCCAACGCGCGAAGGGGCGCTCTTTGAAAACAAAAATCCCGCCAACCTGCCGAAGGGTGCCGCCTATGAATCGGCCGATGTCGACGACTCGGCTTACGGCGATGGTAAGGTTGCCGAAGAAGCGATCAAGCGATTGCAAGCCGCAAAAGATCGGCCCGATCAGCCCTTCTTCATCGCCGTGGGTTTCGTCAAACCGCACCTGCCGTTCTGCGCACCGAAGAAGTATTGGGATCTGTACGACCCGAATCAATTCAAACTCGCCGAACAAAAAACTCCGCCGGTGAAAGCTCCTGAATACGCGCCGCAGTTTGGTGGCGAGCTTCGCAACTACAAAGACATTCCCGCCAAGGGCGAATTGCCCGCCGATCTGCAGCGGACACTCATTCACGGTTACTATGCCGCGATGAGTTACATGGATGCTCAACTCGGTCGCGTCCTCACCGCGCTCGAGGAAACTGGCCAGGCGAAGAACACGATGATCGTTTTCTGGGGCGACCACGGCTGGCACTTGGGCGATCACGGAATGTGGTGCAAACACACCAACTACGAACAGGCCGCCCACATTCCGCTGATCGTTTCTGCTCCGGGTAAGCTCGCGGGCCGCAGCACGAAGTCGCTGGCCGAGAGCGTCGATGTGTTTCCTACGCTCTGCGAACTGGCTGGCCTGCCTGCACCCAGCGGCGTTGACGGCCGGAGCTTCGCCAGCGTCATCGCCGATGAAAAGTCGCCGACCAAAGATGCGATCATTCACGTCTATCCCCGCGGTAACCGCCTCGGCCGTGCCGTGCGTACCGAGCGTTATCGTCTGGTGGAATGGAAGGTGATCGGCGCCGCGCCGGAAACGGCCGAACTTGAACTCTACGACTACGCGAAGGATCCGCTTGAGACGGAAAACATCGCCGCCGATCGTCCCGCTGTGATCGCCGAGTTGCGAAAAATTCTCGCAACCCAGCCCGAAGCGAAACCGCAGTACAAAGCCGCCGAAGAAGCAAAACAACCGGCCAAGGGCACGCCTCGCGCGGATCTTTTCGCGCGCAAAGACGCCGACAAGAATGGCAAACTGAGTCGCGAGGAATTCCTCGCCAATCAACCTGATCCTGATAAAGCACCTGCCCGTTTCACTCAGTTTGATACCGACAAGAACGGCGAACTGAGCAAAGAAGAGTTCATCACGCAGGGTGGCAAGAATCCGGATGCGAAGTAA